The Beijerinckiaceae bacterium RH AL1 genome has a segment encoding these proteins:
- a CDS encoding 3-hydroxypropionyl-coenzyme A dehydratase (source:Prodigal:2.6;~ID:RHAL1_02913) has translation MKEVLDCEVVHATAVLTLNRPDKLNAMSRELLDAIVAALDRIELDPAIRVVVVTGAGRAFSAGADIAAFQPHMQAGPAEAVAHFMRAGHRMTRRVESFSKPIIAAVNGLAFGGGCELVESTHIALAADTATFSKAEINIGIIPTFGGTQRLPRNVGRKAALELILTGRTFDAAEAARLGLVNRVVPAADLREAALTLAAELAIKPPATLAAALAAIHRGLDASIDDGLAIEEMAFASIVPTHDAQEGVAAFLEKRAPRFTGG, from the coding sequence ATGAAAGAGGTGCTCGACTGCGAGGTGGTGCACGCGACGGCCGTGCTGACGCTGAACCGGCCCGACAAGCTCAACGCGATGAGCCGCGAGCTGCTCGACGCCATCGTGGCGGCGCTCGACCGCATCGAGCTCGATCCGGCGATCCGCGTCGTCGTCGTCACCGGCGCCGGACGTGCCTTCAGCGCCGGCGCCGACATCGCCGCGTTCCAGCCGCATATGCAAGCCGGGCCGGCCGAGGCGGTCGCGCACTTCATGCGCGCCGGCCATCGCATGACGCGGCGCGTCGAAAGCTTCTCGAAGCCGATCATCGCCGCGGTGAACGGGCTCGCCTTCGGCGGCGGCTGCGAGTTGGTCGAGTCGACGCATATCGCGCTGGCCGCGGACACGGCGACCTTCTCGAAGGCTGAGATCAACATCGGGATCATCCCGACCTTCGGCGGCACGCAGCGCCTGCCGCGCAACGTCGGCCGCAAGGCGGCGCTGGAGCTGATCCTCACGGGGCGGACCTTCGATGCCGCCGAAGCTGCACGCCTTGGCCTCGTCAACCGCGTGGTGCCCGCAGCCGACCTGCGCGAGGCGGCGCTCACGCTGGCGGCAGAGCTTGCGATCAAGCCGCCGGCCACGCTCGCCGCGGCGCTCGCCGCGATCCACCGCGGCCTCGATGCCTCGATCGACGACGGGCTGGCGATCGAGGAGATGGCCTTCGCCAGCATCGTTCCGACGCACGATGCGCAGGAGGGCGTCGCCGCCTTCCTTGAGAAGCGCGCGCCGCGGTTCACGGGCGGCTGA
- a CDS encoding Transcriptional regulator, TetR family (ID:RHAL1_02914;~source:Prodigal:2.6): protein MAARQAPTRERIVAAASKLFYAEGIGRVSMDAVADKTGVTKRTLYYHFRSKDDLIAATLEGRDQPNLAAFQRWFEATEGGVPDKVRGIFVHLAASARHPRWRGCGFLRTTAELAHMPGHPAIKIGAAHKKRFERWIQGVVEDAGLADGLPLARQVMLLLDGCFAVTLLQRDASYMESAGEAAFTLVTAALRTAAPAPRKTR from the coding sequence ATGGCAGCTCGGCAAGCCCCGACGCGCGAGCGCATCGTCGCCGCCGCAAGCAAGCTCTTCTATGCCGAGGGGATCGGGCGCGTCAGCATGGACGCCGTCGCCGACAAGACCGGCGTCACCAAGCGCACGCTCTACTACCACTTCCGCAGCAAGGACGACCTGATCGCCGCCACGCTCGAAGGCCGCGACCAGCCGAACCTCGCAGCGTTCCAGCGCTGGTTCGAGGCGACGGAGGGCGGCGTCCCCGACAAGGTGCGCGGCATCTTCGTGCACCTCGCGGCATCGGCGCGGCATCCGCGGTGGCGCGGCTGCGGCTTCCTGCGCACGACGGCGGAGCTGGCGCACATGCCGGGGCACCCCGCGATCAAGATCGGCGCCGCGCACAAGAAGCGCTTCGAGCGCTGGATCCAGGGCGTCGTCGAGGACGCCGGCCTCGCCGACGGCCTGCCGCTCGCCCGGCAGGTCATGCTGTTGCTCGACGGCTGCTTCGCCGTCACGCTGCTGCAGCGCGACGCCTCCTACATGGAAAGCGCGGGAGAGGCGGCGTTCACGCTCGTCACGGCCGCGTTGCGAACAGCCGCCCCGGCGCCGCGCAAAACCCGCTGA
- a CDS encoding hypothetical protein (ID:RHAL1_02915;~conserved protein of unknown function;~source:Prodigal:2.6) encodes MRTNESFTASRDEAAAYWMYDILWVPLAEGHQTGGSYSVIEQWMREKSGALVPHVHNYCDEWFYVMDGTLDFTVAGQKVPAKAGDSVWVARGTVHSFVVTSPVCHVLNGYTPAGFEQVIKHLATPAARRELPPSDLPPPDDRTLRLIFNNYWTCEAGAGWEQSSDDPRGG; translated from the coding sequence ATGCGCACCAACGAGTCGTTCACCGCGAGCCGCGACGAGGCTGCGGCCTATTGGATGTATGACATTCTCTGGGTGCCGCTTGCCGAAGGACATCAGACGGGCGGGAGCTACTCCGTCATCGAGCAGTGGATGCGGGAAAAGTCCGGTGCCCTCGTGCCGCACGTCCACAACTATTGCGACGAGTGGTTCTACGTCATGGACGGCACGCTCGACTTCACCGTCGCCGGACAGAAGGTCCCGGCGAAGGCGGGGGACAGCGTGTGGGTGGCGCGCGGCACCGTGCACAGCTTCGTCGTGACAAGCCCGGTCTGCCACGTCCTCAACGGCTACACGCCGGCCGGTTTCGAGCAGGTCATCAAGCATCTCGCGACGCCCGCGGCGCGGCGCGAGCTTCCTCCGTCGGACCTGCCGCCGCCCGACGACCGCACGCTGCGGCTGATCTTCAACAACTACTGGACCTGCGAGGCCGGCGCCGGCTGGGAGCAGAGCTCCGACGATCCGCGCGGCGGCTGA
- a CDS encoding protein of unknown function (ID:RHAL1_02916;~source:Prodigal:2.6) — protein MTWKIEGEGVVRHYGAPKLASKSADWGHVRATLIRRERIEGVRQQFLLPWPAFRLGLSGTFARGSTQRLNDLPAVPLVTQKDHVSFFPAQTTIRNDLVGASRLSYLMVEIDQAIADDAGAGAGPVVGADDPVCLALLRGFKSEIERPGTTDRLLAETMALALMLSIRRPSHADERRKTTPAGLAPRQLALVTDYITDCLTHDVSLGELAALVDLSRSQLCRAFKIATGTTPHRWRTQVRIERAKDLLTQTKLPLADIAQATGFADQSHFTTVFKKSSGTTPRAWRLDHDG, from the coding sequence ATGACCTGGAAGATCGAGGGCGAAGGCGTCGTCCGTCACTATGGTGCGCCGAAGCTCGCGAGCAAGTCGGCGGATTGGGGCCACGTTCGCGCGACGCTCATCCGGCGTGAGCGGATCGAGGGCGTCCGCCAGCAGTTTCTGCTGCCGTGGCCGGCCTTCAGGCTCGGGCTGTCGGGGACCTTCGCGCGTGGCTCTACGCAGAGGCTGAACGACCTGCCTGCCGTGCCGCTCGTGACGCAGAAGGACCACGTGTCGTTCTTTCCGGCGCAGACGACGATCCGCAACGACCTCGTCGGCGCCTCGCGCCTCAGCTACCTCATGGTCGAGATCGACCAAGCCATCGCCGACGATGCCGGCGCCGGCGCAGGGCCCGTCGTCGGCGCGGACGACCCGGTCTGCCTCGCCCTGCTCCGCGGGTTCAAGAGCGAGATCGAGCGCCCGGGGACGACGGACAGGCTGCTCGCCGAAACGATGGCGCTCGCCTTGATGTTGTCGATCCGGCGGCCGTCGCATGCCGATGAGCGGCGCAAGACAACGCCCGCTGGGCTCGCCCCAAGACAGCTCGCGCTGGTGACCGATTACATCACCGATTGCCTCACGCACGACGTGTCGCTTGGCGAGCTCGCGGCGCTCGTCGACCTGTCGCGGTCGCAGCTCTGTCGCGCGTTCAAGATCGCGACGGGAACGACGCCGCATCGATGGCGGACGCAGGTTCGCATCGAGCGCGCAAAAGACCTGCTCACGCAGACCAAACTCCCGCTCGCCGACATTGCCCAGGCGACCGGCTTCGCCGATCAGTCGCATTTCACGACGGTCTTCAAGAAGTCGTCCGGAACGACGCCCCGCGCCTGGCGTCTGGACCACGACGGCTGA
- the guaB gene encoding IMP dehydrogenase (ID:RHAL1_02917;~source:Prodigal:2.6), with translation MASITRPSIEEALTFDDVLLRPGHSEVMPNMVDLRSRLTSEIVLNMPIISSAMDTVTESRLAITMAQAGGIGVIHRNLEPDAQAEEVRKVKRYESGMVVNPITIYPDETLADAQALMRRHGVSGFPVVERGQSPGKPSRLVGILTNRDMRFADHPEQKVAELMTAKVITVKEGVPQDEARRLLHHHRLEKLVVVDDEGRCVGLLTVKDIEKATLYPLACKDAEGRLRVAAASTVGDKGFARAEMLMDAGVDCLVIDTAHGHSQQVLDQVGRIKRISNRTAIIAGNVATAEATRALIDAGADAIKVGIGPGSICTTRVVAGVGVPQLTAIMDAASVAGDVPVIADGGIKFSGDLAKAIAGGAAVAMIGSLLAGTDESPGEVYLYQGRSFKAYRGMGSVGAMARGSADRYFQQDIKDALKLVPEGIEGQVPYRGPAGAILHQLAGGLRAAMGYVGAATIAEFQAKARFVRISGAGLRESHVHDVAITRESPNYPTGI, from the coding sequence ATGGCCTCCATCACTCGCCCGTCCATCGAAGAGGCGCTGACCTTCGACGACGTGCTGCTTCGCCCCGGACATTCCGAGGTGATGCCGAACATGGTCGACCTGCGCTCCAGGCTGACCTCCGAGATCGTCCTCAACATGCCGATCATCTCGTCGGCGATGGACACCGTGACGGAGTCGCGCCTCGCGATCACCATGGCGCAGGCCGGCGGCATCGGCGTCATCCATCGCAATCTCGAGCCCGACGCGCAGGCCGAGGAGGTGCGCAAGGTCAAGCGCTACGAGTCCGGCATGGTGGTCAACCCGATCACCATCTACCCCGACGAGACGCTGGCCGACGCGCAGGCGCTGATGCGCCGCCACGGCGTCTCCGGCTTCCCGGTCGTCGAGCGCGGCCAGTCGCCGGGCAAGCCGTCGCGCCTCGTCGGCATCCTCACGAACCGCGACATGCGCTTCGCCGACCATCCCGAGCAGAAGGTCGCCGAGCTCATGACCGCCAAGGTCATCACGGTGAAGGAAGGCGTGCCGCAGGACGAGGCGCGCCGCCTGCTGCACCACCACCGGCTCGAGAAGCTCGTGGTCGTCGACGACGAGGGCCGTTGCGTCGGCCTGCTCACCGTCAAGGACATCGAGAAGGCGACCCTCTACCCGCTCGCCTGCAAGGACGCCGAGGGGCGCCTGCGCGTCGCCGCCGCCTCGACGGTCGGCGACAAGGGATTCGCCCGCGCCGAGATGCTGATGGATGCTGGCGTCGACTGCCTCGTCATCGACACGGCGCACGGCCACTCGCAGCAGGTGCTCGACCAGGTCGGCCGCATCAAGCGGATCTCGAACCGCACCGCGATCATCGCCGGCAACGTGGCGACGGCGGAGGCGACGAGGGCGCTGATCGACGCCGGCGCCGACGCGATCAAGGTCGGCATCGGCCCGGGCTCGATCTGCACGACCCGCGTCGTCGCCGGCGTCGGCGTGCCGCAGCTCACGGCGATCATGGACGCGGCATCGGTCGCCGGCGACGTGCCGGTGATCGCCGACGGCGGCATCAAGTTCTCCGGCGATCTCGCTAAGGCGATCGCCGGCGGCGCCGCCGTCGCGATGATCGGCTCGCTGCTCGCCGGCACCGACGAGAGCCCCGGCGAGGTCTACCTCTACCAGGGCCGCTCGTTCAAAGCCTACCGGGGCATGGGCTCGGTCGGCGCGATGGCGCGCGGCTCCGCCGACCGCTACTTCCAGCAGGACATCAAGGACGCGCTGAAGCTCGTGCCCGAGGGCATCGAGGGCCAGGTGCCCTACCGTGGGCCGGCGGGGGCGATCCTGCACCAGCTCGCCGGCGGCCTGCGCGCCGCGATGGGCTATGTCGGCGCCGCGACGATCGCCGAGTTCCAGGCGAAGGCGCGCTTCGTGCGCATCTCCGGCGCCGGACTGCGCGAGAGCCACGTGCACGACGTCGCGATCACGCGCGAGAGCCCGAACTACCCGACCGGCATCTGA
- a CDS encoding Formate/nitrite transporter (ID:RHAL1_02918;~source:Prodigal:2.6) translates to MIDTVVPAKVVQAMIALGAAKTRLTTMELFVRSALAGAFLGVATTLAFTAAGQTGLPIVGAIIFPVGFSMIVVLGLDLITGSFALLPMAVMAGQATVPQMLKNWVVTFLGNYAGSLILAGLMYLSLTSFGHDGGGPVFTPVVEGVKKAVTARSAGFYNLGALGVGTAFVRAMLCNWMVCLGVTMALCATTSVGKIVGCWLPILIFFAQGFEHAVVNMALFPLGLMLGANATVYQYLVFNELPVTLGNLVGGFLFTGLALYLAYPSARTERTPEFSGAQVPAE, encoded by the coding sequence ATGATCGATACCGTTGTCCCCGCAAAGGTCGTCCAGGCGATGATCGCGCTCGGCGCGGCGAAGACGCGCCTGACGACGATGGAGCTGTTCGTCCGCTCGGCACTGGCTGGCGCTTTCCTGGGCGTCGCCACGACCCTGGCCTTCACCGCCGCCGGCCAGACCGGCCTGCCGATCGTCGGGGCGATCATCTTCCCCGTCGGCTTCTCGATGATCGTCGTGCTCGGCCTCGATCTCATCACAGGCAGCTTCGCGCTCCTGCCCATGGCCGTGATGGCCGGGCAGGCGACGGTGCCGCAGATGCTGAAGAACTGGGTCGTCACCTTCCTCGGCAACTATGCCGGCTCGCTCATTCTCGCGGGGCTCATGTACCTGTCGCTGACGAGCTTCGGCCACGACGGCGGCGGCCCGGTCTTCACGCCCGTCGTCGAGGGCGTGAAGAAGGCGGTCACCGCCCGCTCGGCCGGCTTCTACAATCTCGGCGCGCTCGGCGTCGGCACGGCCTTCGTACGCGCCATGCTCTGCAACTGGATGGTCTGCCTCGGCGTCACGATGGCGCTCTGCGCCACCACCTCGGTCGGCAAGATCGTCGGCTGCTGGCTGCCGATCCTGATCTTCTTCGCGCAGGGCTTCGAGCACGCGGTCGTCAACATGGCGCTGTTCCCGCTCGGCCTGATGCTCGGCGCCAACGCTACCGTGTACCAGTACCTCGTCTTCAACGAGCTGCCGGTGACGCTCGGCAATCTCGTCGGCGGCTTCCTGTTCACGGGGCTCGCGCTCTACCTCGCGTATCCCTCCGCCCGGACGGAACGCACTCCGGAATTTTCGGGCGCCCAGGTGCCGGCGGAATAA
- a CDS encoding TetR family transcriptional regulator (ID:RHAL1_02919;~source:Prodigal:2.6), with the protein MFGDWKKLEKAPSARRETYRHGDLRRALLEAGLALAREGGPEALVLREATRRAWVVPNAAYRHFASRDDLLDAVRDAALAKVAEAIESEIARVDAQLSPRDLARAHLRAVGMGYLDFADAEPGLFRAAFTVTATPTNLDASRGPQGLDPFRHLGVALDRMVEAGLLPRERRPGAEILAWSSVHGFAMLVNEGPLRRLPTRERRAIAERLVAMVERGL; encoded by the coding sequence ATGTTCGGAGACTGGAAAAAGTTGGAAAAGGCCCCTTCGGCGCGGCGCGAGACTTATAGGCACGGCGACCTTCGGCGCGCCCTGCTTGAGGCCGGGCTGGCGCTCGCCCGCGAGGGCGGCCCTGAGGCGCTGGTGCTGCGCGAGGCGACCCGCCGCGCCTGGGTCGTGCCCAACGCCGCCTACCGGCACTTCGCCAGCCGCGACGATCTCCTCGACGCCGTGCGCGACGCGGCGCTTGCGAAGGTGGCCGAAGCGATCGAGAGCGAGATCGCGCGCGTCGATGCGCAGCTCTCGCCACGCGACCTGGCGCGTGCCCACCTGCGCGCCGTCGGCATGGGCTATCTCGATTTCGCCGATGCGGAGCCCGGACTGTTCCGCGCCGCCTTCACCGTGACCGCGACGCCGACGAACCTCGATGCGAGCCGCGGCCCCCAGGGGCTGGATCCGTTCAGGCATCTCGGCGTGGCGCTCGACCGGATGGTCGAGGCCGGGCTGCTGCCACGCGAGCGCCGCCCGGGCGCCGAGATCCTCGCGTGGTCCTCCGTCCACGGATTCGCGATGTTGGTCAACGAGGGGCCGCTGCGCCGTCTCCCGACGCGTGAGCGTCGTGCCATCGCCGAGCGGCTCGTCGCGATGGTCGAACGCGGCCTCTGA
- a CDS encoding PhnB protein (ID:RHAL1_02920;~source:Prodigal:2.6): MHVSPYLNFNGRCEEAVTYYKTALGAEVEMLMRFSDAPQGGPHAIPEAAKSKIMHTSFKIGDTAVMASDGMCTEGGQTKFDGFHLSLNVPDVATAERLFAALAADGEVSQPLTETFFAPRFGMVVDKLGVGWMVVAAASPA; the protein is encoded by the coding sequence ATGCACGTGTCGCCGTACCTCAACTTCAACGGCCGCTGCGAGGAAGCGGTCACCTATTACAAGACCGCGCTCGGCGCAGAGGTCGAGATGCTGATGCGCTTCTCCGACGCGCCGCAGGGCGGACCGCACGCCATACCGGAGGCGGCCAAGTCCAAGATCATGCACACGAGCTTCAAGATCGGCGACACCGCCGTCATGGCGTCGGACGGCATGTGCACCGAGGGTGGCCAAACGAAGTTCGACGGCTTCCACTTGTCGCTCAACGTGCCGGATGTCGCGACGGCCGAGCGGCTGTTCGCGGCGCTCGCCGCCGACGGCGAGGTCAGCCAGCCGCTGACGGAGACGTTCTTCGCGCCGCGCTTCGGCATGGTCGTCGACAAGCTCGGCGTCGGCTGGATGGTCGTCGCAGCCGCGTCGCCGGCCTGA
- a CDS encoding Uma2 family endonuclease (ID:RHAL1_02921;~source:Prodigal:2.6) produces MNRAALDPNLMSLEDFEDLLADAPEDERWELISGRVVRMMVGAPWEHNRIIGNLNVALLTRFRGAGSPCRTLTETFRLKDEASPSSLLPDLLVYCTRPPAGATFLTDATVIVEVLSKGTARRDREDKWAVYQTLPSLKHYVLVDRDRAHVETIDRLDGAWSAFRISDGLEARLALPGVGVEMPLSEIYADLFE; encoded by the coding sequence ATGAACCGCGCAGCCCTCGATCCCAACCTGATGAGCCTCGAGGATTTTGAGGACCTGCTCGCCGACGCTCCGGAAGACGAGCGGTGGGAGCTGATCAGCGGTCGCGTCGTCCGCATGATGGTCGGCGCGCCATGGGAGCACAACCGCATCATCGGTAACCTGAACGTCGCGCTATTGACCCGCTTTCGCGGTGCGGGATCGCCCTGCCGCACCCTCACGGAGACCTTTCGGCTGAAGGACGAGGCATCGCCCTCGTCGCTGCTGCCCGACCTGCTCGTGTACTGCACGCGGCCGCCGGCCGGCGCCACCTTCCTCACGGACGCGACCGTCATCGTCGAGGTCCTGTCGAAGGGCACCGCGCGCCGCGATCGCGAGGACAAGTGGGCCGTCTACCAGACGCTGCCGAGCCTGAAGCACTACGTGCTGGTGGACCGCGACAGAGCGCATGTCGAGACGATCGACCGGCTCGACGGCGCCTGGAGTGCCTTCCGCATTTCTGACGGGCTCGAAGCGAGGCTCGCGCTGCCGGGCGTCGGTGTCGAGATGCCGCTCTCCGAGATTTACGCCGACCTCTTCGAATAG
- the ruvB gene encoding ATP-dependent DNA helicase, component of RuvABC resolvasome (ID:RHAL1_02922;~source:Prodigal:2.6): MATSPQRLVGADPLDSDPDSSLRPLSLADFTGQAAARQNLRVFIEAAKARREALDHVLFVGPPGLGKTTLAQIVARELGVNFRSTSGPVIAKAGDLAAQLTGLEERDVLFIDEIHRLNPAVEEILYPAMEDFQLDLMIGEGPGARSVKIDLARFTLVGATTRAGLLTTPLRDRFGIPIRLEFYTVEELESIVRRGARVLGIGMSADGANEIARRARGTPRIAGRLLRRVRDFAIVDGEAEISRRLADKALSLLDVDALGLDLMDRRYLSTIATSFGGGPVGIETMAAALSEPRDAIEDIIEPYLIQRGLLQRTPRGRLLTPHAFSHLGLAAPSQPAPQYGLFPTGVDET; this comes from the coding sequence TTGGCCACCTCGCCGCAACGCCTCGTCGGCGCCGACCCGCTCGACAGCGACCCCGATTCCTCGCTGCGGCCGCTCTCGCTCGCCGACTTCACCGGCCAGGCGGCGGCGCGGCAGAACTTGCGCGTGTTCATCGAGGCGGCCAAGGCGCGGCGCGAGGCGCTCGATCACGTGCTGTTCGTCGGGCCGCCGGGCCTCGGCAAGACCACGCTGGCGCAGATCGTCGCGCGCGAGCTCGGCGTCAACTTCCGCTCGACCTCCGGCCCCGTCATCGCCAAAGCCGGCGACCTCGCCGCGCAGCTCACCGGGCTCGAGGAGCGCGACGTGCTCTTCATCGACGAGATCCATCGCCTCAACCCGGCGGTCGAGGAAATCCTCTACCCGGCGATGGAGGATTTCCAGCTCGACCTGATGATCGGCGAGGGCCCCGGCGCGCGCTCGGTGAAGATCGACCTCGCCCGCTTCACGCTCGTCGGCGCCACCACCCGCGCCGGCCTGCTGACCACACCGCTGCGCGACCGCTTCGGCATCCCGATCCGGCTTGAGTTCTACACGGTTGAGGAGCTGGAAAGCATCGTGCGGCGCGGCGCCCGCGTGCTCGGCATCGGCATGAGCGCCGACGGCGCCAACGAGATCGCCCGCCGTGCCCGCGGCACGCCGCGCATCGCCGGCCGCCTGCTGCGCCGGGTGCGCGACTTCGCCATCGTCGACGGCGAGGCGGAAATCTCCCGCAGGCTGGCCGACAAGGCGCTGAGCCTCCTCGACGTCGATGCGCTCGGCCTCGACCTCATGGATCGCCGCTACCTATCCACCATCGCCACCTCGTTCGGCGGCGGCCCTGTCGGGATCGAGACGATGGCCGCCGCGCTCTCCGAGCCGCGCGACGCGATCGAGGACATCATCGAGCCCTACCTCATCCAGCGCGGCCTGCTCCAGCGCACGCCGCGCGGCCGCCTGCTGACGCCGCACGCCTTCTCGCATCTCGGCCTCGCCGCACCAAGCCAGCCGGCGCCGCAATACGGCCTGTTCCCCACGGGAGTGGACGAGACGTGA
- a CDS encoding Quinol monooxygenase (modular protein) (ID:RHAL1_02923;~source:Prodigal:2.6), which yields MRPVSLAVLALAELIGTAAAQPMIRAPAATDTLAIVTHVDVLPDHMTAARDALAAYVRAARGEPGALRVEAMQEVRQNHFDLVETWRDEAAWRAHQASAASLELRRTVGPWLGSPIDERIGTPLG from the coding sequence GTGAGACCGGTATCGCTTGCTGTGCTCGCCCTCGCCGAACTCATCGGAACAGCCGCCGCCCAGCCGATGATCCGGGCGCCTGCCGCGACGGACACGCTCGCCATCGTCACCCACGTCGACGTCCTGCCCGATCACATGACGGCCGCCCGCGACGCTCTCGCGGCCTACGTCCGGGCCGCGCGCGGCGAGCCCGGCGCACTGCGCGTCGAGGCGATGCAGGAAGTGCGGCAGAACCATTTCGACCTCGTCGAGACCTGGCGCGACGAGGCCGCCTGGCGCGCGCATCAGGCGAGTGCCGCGAGCCTCGAGCTGCGGCGCACCGTCGGCCCCTGGCTCGGCAGCCCGATCGACGAGCGGATCGGCACGCCGCTTGGATAA
- a CDS encoding protein of unknown function (ID:RHAL1_02924;~source:Prodigal:2.6) gives MDGGHGWLRRGAVSVAVLLGLGALAIAGQTPVSSVAVDTPLGDRPVTARFANIAAASAGTAAVLSIENLKGRSTQPVRINVFVDKPEADRRTPATDPHWAGVIQLMPRQGEVHSLGTLVDLAGFMNPGSGRPIAITLVPVVGTDSSPQGLELTLGRMSIRYEPQ, from the coding sequence GTGGATGGGGGACACGGCTGGCTTCGACGCGGCGCGGTCTCCGTCGCAGTGCTTCTCGGCTTGGGTGCGCTGGCAATCGCCGGACAGACGCCGGTGTCGAGCGTAGCCGTTGACACCCCGCTGGGGGATCGACCCGTGACGGCGCGTTTCGCCAACATCGCGGCCGCCAGCGCCGGCACGGCCGCTGTCCTGTCCATCGAGAACCTAAAAGGGCGATCGACGCAGCCGGTCCGCATCAATGTCTTCGTCGACAAGCCCGAAGCCGATCGGAGGACACCGGCAACAGATCCTCATTGGGCGGGCGTTATCCAGCTCATGCCCCGCCAGGGCGAAGTGCACAGCCTAGGAACGCTGGTCGATCTCGCCGGCTTCATGAACCCAGGTTCAGGCAGACCGATAGCAATCACGCTGGTCCCCGTCGTCGGCACAGACAGCTCCCCGCAAGGTCTTGAACTGACGCTCGGCCGCATGTCGATCCGCTACGAGCCGCAGTGA